GAGGACTTGAGAATATTTCTAATCCTAGTCACCAAAAAACTATTGTAGTTTCATTTAAATTGTACGATGAGCAAATACAGATTTAGTTCTAGAGATTGTCACTAGTCTGCTATCTAGGAAATGATCTTGAGGAGCATtgtgaataatttattatgagacgaaagttgttataaaattatcgttgtaattgaacttaaaaCTTTAATTTCAGAAATGAGCATATCGCACAAAATAAAGATGTTACAGAACGATTAACAGATTAAATTCATTATTCATGTACTCCGTATCATACTTATTCACCTACAAATTTTCAATATGTAACAAATCTTTTTACGGGGGTTGTGTAAAAATTTAAGGCATATATTTCTTCATGTATACCCATTTCAATTGCAATTACATGTATAGATTGAAATATAAAACAGATTAAAGAATGCTTATAATACAACAATTCATTATTATTCCATCATTAACTCAAACTCATGAAAATCAACTTTTCCATCAAGGTTGAGATCAACCGCTTTAATCATCTTCTCAATTTCAATCATATCCCAACCATTATCTAACCCTAAACATACAAATATCCTCTTAATCTCCTTTGCATCAATGTAACcatcattatcttcatcaaacaCCATGAAAGCTTGTTTAAGAAGTTGTtccttttcattcttttcttccaCCTCAAGATCCTTAAGTACCTCCTTAACCTCAAGCTCCTCCTCAAGGATATCGAATCGCGattctccttcttcttccttgACTAACCCTAGTTGTTTTACAACATTACATGCCTTCTCCttggctattcttccatctttgtccatgccaAACACCGCGATTAACGCGTTTGCCATTGAGTCATGGGAATGTGGTAGGTTGGTTTTGCATGGGACCATAAGGGTAGGATTGGGAATAGAGTTTAGTGTGTTTGCATG
The Silene latifolia isolate original U9 population chromosome 11, ASM4854445v1, whole genome shotgun sequence genome window above contains:
- the LOC141614242 gene encoding putative calcium-binding protein CML45, whose protein sequence is MANALIAVFGMDKDGRIAKEKACNVVKQLGLVKEEEGESRFDILEEELEVKEVLKDLEVEEKNEKEQLLKQAFMVFDEDNDGYIDAKEIKRIFVCLGLDNGWDMIEIEKMIKAVDLNLDGKVDFHEFELMME